In the genome of Candidatus Nitrosotenuis sp. DW1, one region contains:
- the hisC gene encoding histidinol-phosphate transaminase has protein sequence MSIKWFYQKLDEYSALSGYQKPAYHAGTIKLDSNENFVINKQFQQEIIDGAKKNSDIREYPLGKSNNLISALSEYLHVPSSMIGIGNGSDQILDLILANFASKKTRILTSDPTFGFFEERCKLYSIPTTKIPFSKNMTLSTGDFISKFKNADILYLDSPNNPTGFQFTKDEIAELIKKFDGLVIVDEAYGEFSDYSVVGMTKKFDNLIVVKTFSKAFGLAGLRLGYVVANKRFIDVFSRVLQYPYPLNTIAIEAGILAMQKAKQISQTIEEIKQERTRIIKKLRDTGAFDVFDSKANFVLFDARGADKRIYTALLEQGISIRKLGKIGKHDGCLRVTVGTRDMNSKFLLAIRDFLQ, from the coding sequence ATGAGCATAAAGTGGTTTTACCAAAAGCTAGACGAATACTCTGCACTGTCGGGATACCAAAAGCCGGCATACCATGCAGGAACAATAAAGCTTGATTCCAATGAAAATTTCGTGATAAACAAGCAGTTCCAACAGGAAATAATCGACGGTGCAAAGAAAAACTCTGATATCCGTGAATACCCACTTGGAAAGTCCAACAATCTCATATCCGCATTATCAGAATACCTGCACGTCCCGTCATCTATGATTGGGATTGGAAACGGCTCTGATCAAATACTTGATCTCATACTTGCAAACTTTGCATCAAAAAAAACTAGAATACTGACGTCTGATCCGACATTTGGATTCTTTGAAGAACGGTGCAAGCTGTATTCAATTCCTACAACAAAAATCCCGTTTTCAAAAAACATGACGCTAAGCACTGGTGATTTCATATCAAAATTCAAAAATGCCGACATACTGTATCTTGACTCACCAAACAACCCGACTGGATTCCAGTTCACAAAAGACGAAATCGCAGAACTGATCAAGAAATTTGACGGGCTTGTTATAGTAGATGAGGCATACGGAGAATTCTCAGACTATTCCGTTGTGGGAATGACAAAAAAATTCGATAACCTGATCGTTGTAAAGACATTCTCAAAGGCATTTGGGCTTGCCGGACTCAGGCTTGGGTACGTGGTCGCAAACAAGCGATTCATAGATGTATTTTCACGCGTACTCCAGTACCCATACCCACTAAACACAATAGCAATTGAGGCAGGAATACTTGCCATGCAAAAAGCAAAACAAATCTCGCAAACCATCGAGGAAATAAAGCAGGAACGAACAAGAATCATAAAAAAACTGCGAGATACCGGAGCATTTGATGTATTTGATTCCAAGGCAAATTTTGTCCTCTTTGATGCCAGAGGGGCGGACAAGAGAATCTACACAGCTTTGCTTGAGCAAGGCATCTCGATTAGAAAACTGGGAAAAATCGGAAAACACGATGGGTGCCTAAGGGTTACTGTTGGAACAAGGGACATGAACTCCAAGTTTTTGTTGGCAATACGTGATTTTCTCCAATGA
- a CDS encoding HAD family hydrolase: protein MTYQKIGGSIIAKDIGQIGDIDGVIFDCDGVLVDVSKSYDLAIRKTTQYVLKKFANIKSIPITAEIISGFKSTGGFNDEVDVTYASILSLVAAKKLGIDDTKFIFRVIKNADSTGVRSVEKFLDTLDVDLSDMRKKLDYPGKRTTNPLYEIFDQIFYGPTLYKKIFKKKSQFTEKGLINNDKVILTKKLLSVLEKKFGSNLAIVSGRGKESVRYSLKELLNGFNLKSSLFLEDEPREMAKPNPKSLLFSVSKLHARHCLYVGDSMEDLIMAKKVAKMGKKITFCGIYGTSKNPDSKIHLFKDVGVPVMIKSINLIPKALNLAK from the coding sequence ATGACTTACCAAAAAATAGGCGGCAGTATCATTGCAAAAGACATAGGCCAAATTGGTGATATCGATGGTGTGATTTTTGACTGTGATGGGGTCCTAGTGGATGTTTCAAAATCATACGATTTGGCAATTCGGAAAACAACCCAGTACGTACTCAAAAAATTTGCAAACATAAAATCCATACCGATAACCGCTGAAATAATAAGCGGCTTCAAATCAACTGGAGGCTTTAACGACGAAGTAGACGTTACATACGCATCAATTCTTTCTCTGGTTGCTGCAAAAAAATTGGGAATTGATGATACCAAATTCATATTTCGCGTAATTAAAAACGCAGACAGCACCGGAGTAAGATCAGTTGAAAAGTTTCTTGACACACTTGACGTTGATCTTTCCGATATGAGAAAAAAACTGGACTATCCGGGAAAACGTACGACAAATCCTCTGTATGAAATTTTTGATCAGATTTTTTATGGGCCTACATTATACAAAAAAATATTCAAGAAAAAATCTCAATTTACAGAAAAGGGACTGATCAATAACGACAAGGTAATACTTACAAAAAAACTACTTTCAGTACTTGAGAAGAAATTTGGCAGCAATCTTGCCATAGTATCTGGACGTGGGAAGGAATCAGTACGATATTCACTCAAAGAACTACTAAATGGATTCAATCTGAAAAGCTCACTGTTCCTAGAAGACGAACCAAGGGAAATGGCAAAACCGAACCCAAAATCCCTGCTGTTCTCTGTCAGTAAACTGCATGCAAGGCACTGTCTCTATGTGGGGGACTCGATGGAGGATCTGATCATGGCCAAAAAAGTAGCAAAGATGGGCAAAAAAATAACCTTCTGCGGCATTTATGGTACAAGCAAAAACCCCGATTCCAAAATACATCTCTTCAAGGATGTGGGCGTCCCAGTTATGATAAAATCAATTAATTTGATCCCAAAGGCATTAAATTTGGCAAAGTAA
- the hisB gene encoding imidazoleglycerol-phosphate dehydratase HisB, with translation MAARKSSIKRETKETSVSVQTNLDGSGRISIKTGIDFFDHLITSFAKHSMLDLTVKAKSNDNILHHLIEDVGIAIGAAMDKALGARTGITRFSYASVPLDESLAEATIDLVRRPYHKINLSIKRTQIEGMSKEDIEHFFTSLAQNLNSCIHLNVKYGENDHHKVEAAIKSLAVAFRVAASIDKKQKGIPSTKGSM, from the coding sequence ATGGCGGCAAGAAAAAGCAGCATTAAGCGCGAAACAAAAGAAACCTCTGTAAGCGTACAAACCAACCTTGACGGCAGCGGCAGGATATCTATCAAAACTGGAATTGATTTCTTTGATCACCTGATTACCTCGTTTGCAAAGCATTCCATGCTTGATCTCACCGTGAAGGCAAAGTCCAATGATAACATTTTACACCACTTAATCGAGGATGTGGGAATTGCAATCGGCGCTGCAATGGACAAGGCACTTGGAGCAAGAACTGGGATCACCAGATTCAGCTATGCCTCAGTCCCACTGGATGAATCCCTTGCAGAAGCAACAATCGACCTAGTGCGACGCCCGTATCACAAGATCAACCTATCCATCAAACGAACACAAATTGAAGGAATGTCAAAAGAAGATATTGAGCATTTTTTCACATCCCTTGCACAGAACCTAAACAGCTGCATACACCTAAATGTAAAATACGGAGAAAACGATCACCACAAGGTAGAGGCGGCAATAAAGTCACTTGCAGTAGCGTTTAGGGTTGCAGCCAGCATTGATAAGAAGCAAAAAGGAATACCAAGTACCAAAGGTTCAATGTAA
- the hisH gene encoding imidazole glycerol phosphate synthase subunit HisH, which translates to MKVAIFDYGAGNIFSLKVALEKRGATVDVIKSFDQADNYSGLLLPGVGNFDPAVQSMRKSSKTTFQEYVQDKIPVLGICLGMEMFFEKSEEGKEQGLSVMEGEVVILPNKFKIPHMGWNNLKIRKSNPLMDGIPDSSWVYFVHSYRVKPKNDDIIVADSDYGIAVPAIVNRGTLYGTQFHPEKSGKIGSMMIQNFLRECKK; encoded by the coding sequence ATGAAAGTAGCAATATTTGATTATGGGGCAGGTAACATATTCAGTCTCAAAGTAGCTTTAGAAAAGCGTGGCGCAACGGTAGATGTGATCAAAAGTTTTGATCAGGCAGATAATTATTCTGGCCTGCTGTTGCCTGGAGTCGGCAACTTTGATCCGGCAGTACAAAGCATGCGCAAAAGCTCAAAGACTACATTTCAGGAATACGTCCAGGACAAAATTCCCGTGCTGGGAATCTGCCTTGGCATGGAAATGTTTTTTGAAAAAAGCGAGGAAGGAAAAGAGCAAGGCTTGTCCGTGATGGAAGGCGAGGTGGTGATTCTTCCAAACAAGTTCAAAATACCGCACATGGGATGGAACAACCTGAAGATCAGAAAATCAAACCCATTGATGGATGGAATACCTGATTCTTCATGGGTTTATTTTGTTCATTCGTATAGAGTAAAACCAAAAAATGACGACATTATAGTTGCCGATTCCGATTACGGGATTGCAGTTCCGGCTATAGTCAACAGGGGTACACTTTACGGAACCCAGTTCCACCCGGAAAAGTCAGGCAAGATTGGCTCCATGATGATTCAGAACTTTTTACGAGAGTGTAAAAAGTGA
- the hisA gene encoding 1-(5-phosphoribosyl)-5-[(5-phosphoribosylamino)methylideneamino]imidazole-4-carboxamide isomerase: protein MKIIPAIDLMEGQVVRLYQGRPENKTVYGSDPKAVAKKWEKAGADMLHLVDLDATLQRGSNLKLIKEIVKETSIPVQVAGGLREESIISEALDFAQRVVLGTVAFKDMELVLNLAAKFGTNRIVISADHYDGTIVVNGWQQSTSMNLIDAMQSLTGKGFSEFLITNVSRDGTMKGPDLDYLKKACAFSNVHVIASGGISSLDDITSVKQCNAYGVILGKALYEGKVSIEEAKNLA from the coding sequence GTGAAGATAATCCCGGCAATCGACCTCATGGAAGGTCAGGTAGTAAGACTGTACCAGGGAAGACCAGAAAACAAGACTGTATACGGTAGTGATCCAAAGGCCGTGGCAAAAAAATGGGAAAAAGCGGGTGCCGACATGTTGCACCTAGTTGACCTTGATGCCACATTACAAAGGGGTTCTAATCTCAAGTTGATCAAAGAAATTGTTAAGGAAACATCCATTCCAGTACAAGTGGCTGGCGGCCTGAGGGAAGAATCGATAATTTCGGAAGCTTTGGACTTTGCACAAAGGGTTGTTCTAGGAACCGTCGCATTCAAGGACATGGAACTTGTTTTGAATTTGGCAGCAAAATTTGGCACAAATAGAATAGTAATATCTGCAGATCACTATGATGGAACAATCGTGGTAAATGGGTGGCAGCAATCAACTAGTATGAATTTGATTGATGCAATGCAAAGTCTTACCGGAAAAGGTTTTTCGGAATTTCTTATAACAAATGTGTCACGAGACGGTACCATGAAAGGGCCGGATCTTGACTATCTGAAAAAAGCTTGTGCGTTTTCAAATGTGCATGTGATTGCAAGTGGAGGAATATCAAGTCTTGACGATATTACATCAGTAAAACAATGCAACGCGTATGGTGTTATTCTGGGAAAGGCACTTTATGAGGGCAAGGTATCGATCGAGGAGGCGAAAAATCTGGCATGA
- the hisF gene encoding imidazole glycerol phosphate synthase subunit HisF, whose translation MTLTKRIIPCLDVANGRVVKGLHFESIKDAGDPVLLAEKYSREGADELVFLDITASQEQRETIRSLVSKVAQVIDIPFTVGGGVKTLQHARDILLCGADKVAINTGAVKNPEIITELMSLFGKQCVVVAIDAKRNYDYTKGKNIFSEDSKKFWFEVFIYGGKTGTGIDAIEWAKKVQQLGAGEILLTSIDKDGTKDGYDIILTKAIVETVSTPVIASGGCGEPLHMLEVFKKTDVDAALAASIFHYETHSVDRVKEYLKENDVDVRL comes from the coding sequence ATGACTCTTACCAAACGAATCATACCATGTCTTGATGTAGCAAACGGACGAGTGGTTAAGGGTTTGCATTTTGAGTCAATCAAAGATGCAGGCGATCCCGTACTACTTGCGGAAAAATACAGCAGAGAGGGAGCAGACGAGCTTGTCTTTCTTGATATCACTGCATCACAGGAACAAAGAGAAACAATTCGCTCGCTTGTCTCAAAGGTTGCACAGGTAATTGATATTCCGTTTACGGTTGGGGGCGGGGTGAAAACACTTCAGCATGCGCGCGATATTTTGCTTTGCGGCGCAGACAAGGTTGCAATCAACACTGGGGCGGTAAAGAATCCCGAAATCATAACGGAACTGATGAGTCTTTTTGGAAAGCAGTGTGTCGTAGTGGCAATAGATGCAAAACGTAATTATGATTATACTAAAGGAAAAAACATCTTTTCAGAGGATTCCAAGAAATTCTGGTTTGAGGTGTTCATCTACGGGGGAAAAACAGGAACCGGAATAGATGCAATAGAATGGGCAAAAAAAGTACAACAGCTGGGAGCAGGCGAGATTCTACTTACAAGCATAGACAAGGATGGAACAAAGGACGGCTACGACATTATTTTGACAAAGGCAATAGTTGAAACCGTATCAACACCCGTAATTGCCTCTGGTGGGTGCGGGGAACCACTTCATATGCTTGAAGTGTTCAAAAAAACCGACGTTGACGCAGCGCTTGCAGCATCAATATTTCACTATGAGACTCATTCAGTTGATAGGGTAAAAGAGTATCTTAAGGAAAATGATGTGGACGTAAGATTATAA
- the hisI gene encoding phosphoribosyl-AMP cyclohydrolase — MKKTISDLDFSKGDGLVPVIVQDYNTKEVLTLAYSNKESLELTQKTGNSWFWSRSRNKLWMKGEESGNTQKIKEILVDCDSDAVIYLVEPAGPACHTGERVCFHHKLD; from the coding sequence ATGAAAAAGACCATCTCTGATCTGGATTTTTCAAAAGGAGACGGACTAGTCCCGGTCATAGTTCAGGATTACAACACAAAAGAAGTGTTAACACTTGCATATTCCAACAAGGAATCGCTTGAACTGACACAAAAAACCGGAAACTCTTGGTTCTGGAGCAGATCACGAAACAAGCTCTGGATGAAAGGAGAAGAGTCAGGAAACACGCAAAAGATCAAAGAGATTCTAGTTGACTGTGATTCTGACGCAGTGATTTATCTGGTAGAGCCTGCGGGCCCTGCATGCCACACCGGAGAACGTGTCTGCTTTCACCACAAACTCGATTAG
- the thrC gene encoding threonine synthase translates to MTKTSLQCRECKKEYESTFKYICDECFGPLDVKYEFPPITKNTFTNREHTYWRYFELLPIQNKSNIISIHAGMTPLVKAEKLGEKLGLNNLYIKNDSVNPTFSFKDRPAGIAVSKAKEFGLSAVGCASTGNLASATAAHAAKGGFPCYVFAPSDIEHAKIAQALAYGSKFIAVDGTYDDANRIAAQIGDSKGIGIVNINLRSYYVEGSKTLAYEVAEQLDWQVPDHLVVPVGSGAMLNAICKGFEELQSVSLLGNVSKMHMIAAQPHGCAPIVDAFKRGSSDVIPVENPDTIAKSLAIGDPGDGRYVLKRLKQYNGYAEESNNSEILDAILLLARTEGIFTEPAGGVSVAVLKKMIDDGKIDKNDTTICYVTGNGLKATEALMEVLPKPEVMQADVAKISAVVK, encoded by the coding sequence ATGACAAAAACATCGCTACAATGCAGAGAGTGCAAAAAGGAATACGAGTCCACATTCAAGTATATCTGTGACGAATGCTTTGGGCCACTCGACGTAAAATATGAATTTCCACCAATTACAAAAAACACGTTTACAAATCGCGAGCACACATACTGGCGATATTTCGAACTACTGCCGATCCAGAACAAATCTAACATAATTAGCATCCATGCGGGAATGACCCCACTAGTCAAGGCTGAAAAGCTTGGAGAAAAACTGGGACTGAACAATCTTTACATAAAAAATGATTCTGTCAACCCGACGTTTTCATTTAAAGACAGACCGGCAGGAATAGCTGTATCAAAGGCAAAAGAGTTTGGTCTGTCTGCAGTTGGATGTGCATCTACTGGCAATCTAGCATCTGCGACTGCAGCCCATGCGGCCAAGGGAGGTTTTCCATGTTATGTGTTTGCACCAAGTGATATTGAGCACGCAAAAATTGCTCAGGCACTTGCATATGGCTCAAAGTTCATTGCAGTGGATGGGACATATGATGATGCAAATAGAATTGCAGCCCAGATAGGCGACAGCAAAGGAATAGGAATTGTAAACATCAACCTGCGTTCATACTATGTGGAGGGATCAAAGACGCTTGCATATGAGGTAGCAGAGCAGCTTGACTGGCAGGTGCCTGATCACCTTGTAGTCCCGGTTGGTAGCGGAGCAATGCTTAATGCAATTTGCAAGGGATTTGAGGAACTGCAAAGCGTATCTCTTCTCGGCAATGTTTCTAAAATGCACATGATTGCTGCACAGCCGCACGGTTGCGCCCCAATTGTTGACGCATTCAAGCGGGGATCAAGCGATGTCATTCCAGTTGAAAATCCAGATACCATAGCAAAAAGCCTTGCAATAGGAGATCCTGGGGATGGACGCTATGTTCTCAAAAGGCTAAAGCAATACAATGGATATGCAGAAGAGTCAAACAACAGCGAGATACTTGATGCCATCCTATTGCTTGCCAGAACCGAGGGAATATTCACAGAACCCGCAGGCGGAGTTTCAGTGGCAGTTCTAAAAAAGATGATAGATGACGGGAAAATTGACAAAAATGACACGACCATATGCTATGTGACAGGAAACGGACTAAAGGCGACAGAAGCATTAATGGAAGTCTTGCCAAAGCCAGAAGTAATGCAGGCAGACGTTGCAAAGATTTCAGCAGTGGTGAAATAA